In Phaseolus vulgaris cultivar G19833 chromosome 10, P. vulgaris v2.0, whole genome shotgun sequence, a single genomic region encodes these proteins:
- the LOC137818401 gene encoding uncharacterized protein yields the protein MNSNKREEEDDLFLPQPSDLSPPPPPLTDPSSSSFSLLFPSSPSSSHSSPSPPSKPLFISPDPHISSQFYTFTPSSHALMLRSLLLHRLPSPSDIRGATPRSVLASWRTVWKDRNEDTAYLTAWKRIQDKLTTHHDPSTNSHFLCFKNNPHQFVPHVEQWQHIVMSHHADTDLNHLNLKDTLERIKQHWTVGAKFYGIPESFIRVCVAACPACCAADGSAEPSASRGKRRRFEYTESFDVPAREVPSRLQQLAAKHKVVLCIRQKYIRYKPFMAEVKDYACHRAGEPAAKKSKVLKREPYASKRCGCGFRIRAIVPIANYNEKDKSFVYQEEGVAVFKLYAVHSGHEPGPLDGNARIMHRVVGHKGGGYLMDQENVYGVSEEMDGEGGFGLLGKEDGGDLQFSVLQQVQELRNEVGMLEGKVAKMPRDLLGAVSRELYEVLNKVRSIGEMGLKPAELITDKVDDVLVGDNDLANWSNHHERIYGDGKDTELIEDDEDSFGRTLGEVVSWGDQMRSDCRSEKDLMSDSCKPEKWLKCSDFDEKSILDCEEDSKLSKPIRMIRHDEGIVSDVVGLGCIQVDSFYQDNSKWYDSPCALDTGADCGDSGFRHGEIL from the coding sequence ATGAATTCCAACAAGCGCGAGGAAGAAGACGACCTCTTCCTCCCACAGCCTTCGGATCTGTCTCCTCCGCCGCCGCCCCTCACGGAcccttcctcctcctccttctcCCTTCTCTTCCCCTCCTCGCCCTCCTCCTCCCACTCCTCCCCCTCTCCTCCCTCCAAACCCCTCTTCATCTCCCCCGACCCCCACATCTCCTCCCAGTTCTACACCTTCACCCCATCCTCCCACGCCCTCATGCTCCGCTCTCTCCTCCTCCACCGCCTCCCCTCCCCCTCCGACATCCGCGGCGCCACTCCTCGCTCCGTTCTGGCCTCCTGGCGCACCGTCTGGAAGGACCGGAACGAAGACACAGCCTACCTCACGGCCTGGAAACGCATCCAAGACAAACTGACCACGCACCACGACCCCTCCACCAACTCCCACTTCCTCTGTTTCAAAAACAACCCTCACCAATTCGTCCCCCACGTGGAACAATGGCAGCACATCGTCATGTCCCACCACGCTGACACCGACCTCAACCACCTCAACCTCAAAGACACCCTCGAACGCATCAAGCAGCACTGGACCGTCGGGGCCAAGTTCTACGGCATCCCGGAGAGCTTCATCCGCGTCTGCGTCGCCGCCTGCCCCGCCTGCTGTGCGGCTGACGGCTCTGCCGAGCCATCCGCCTCTCGCGGTAAGCGCCGCCGCTTCGAGTACACGGAGAGCTTCGATGTCCCCGCTAGGGAAGTCCCCTCAAGGCTCCAGCAGCTTGCGGCGAAGCATAAGGTTGTGCTTTGCATCAGGCAGAAGTATATTAGGTATAAGCCTTTCATGGCTGAGGTAAAGGACTATGCTTGCCATCGGGCTGGTGAACCTGCTGCTAAAAAATCTAAGGTTTTGAAGAGGGAACCTTATGCTTCCAAGAGGTGTGGATGTGGGTTTAGGATTAGGGCTATTGTGCCTATTGCGAATTACAATGAGAAGGATAAGAGTTTTGTGTATCAGGAAGAGGGTGTTGCGGTTTTTAAGCTTTATGCTGTGCATTCTGGGCATGAGCCTGGGCCTTTGGATGGGAATGCCAGGATTATGCATAGGGTTGTTGGGCATAAGGGTGGTGGGTATTTGATGGATCAGGAAAATGTGTATGGGGTGAGTGAGGAGATGGATGGGGAGGGAGGGTTTGGGTTGTTGGGGAAGGAGGATGGTGGGGATTTGCAGTTTTCGGTGCTGCAACAGGTGCAGGAGTTGAGGAATGAGGTGGGAATGTTGGAGGGGAAGGTTGCAAAGATGCCAAGAGATTTGTTGGGGGCGGTTTCCAGGGAATTGTACGAGGTTTTGAATAAGGTTAGGAGCATAGGGGAGATGGGGTTGAAGCCAGCCGAGTTGATTACTGATAAGGTGGATGATGTGTTGGTTGGGGATAATGATCTGGCTAACTGGAGTAACCATCATGAGAGGATTTATGGTGATGGCAAGGACACAGAGCTGATTGAGGATGATGAGGATAGTTTTGGGCGGACGCTGGGGGAGGTGGTTTCGTGGGGGGATCAGATGAGGAGTGATTGCAGGAGTGAGAAGGATCTCATGAGTGACAGTTGTAAGCCTGAGAAGTGGTTGAAGTGCAGTGACTTTGATGAGAAGAGCATTCTTGATTGTGAGGAGGATAGTAAATTATCCAAGCCCATCAGAATGATCAGGCACGACGAGGGGATAGTTTCGGATGTAGTTGGTCTTGGCTGTATACAGGTTGATAGTTTCTATCAGGACAATTCTAAATGGTATGATTCTCCTTGTGCTTTGGATACTGGGGCTGATTGTGGAGATAGTGGATTCCGTCATGGAGAGATTTTATAG